The Aeoliella mucimassa genome includes the window CCAGAAGCCGGGCAATGTGTATCTGGGCGTCGTCAGTCGGCTCGATGCCCCCGTGACCGGCGTGCTGCTGATCGCCCGCACGTCGAAAGCGGCCTCGCGGTTGACCGAAGCCTTTCGCACCCGAGCGGTCGACAAGACCTACCTCGCCCTGGTGGCTGGTCATCCGTCCCCCGACCAGGGCGAACTGGAGCACTACCTCCGCAAAGATGAGCGCCATCGCAAGATGCACACCACCACCGAGACTGCCGAAGGGGCGCAGCTCGCCCGGTTGCATTATCAGGTGCTAGCGGAGCAACGCGACACATCACTTGTACAGGTGACACTCCTTACCGGGCGGAAGCATCAGATCCGCGTTCAGTTCGCCAAACAGGGCCATCCCATTGTCGGCGATCGCAAATATGGCTCGACGATGCCCTTCGCCCAAGGCATCGCCCTGCATTCGTATCGCCTGCGTTTTACCCATCCGGTACAGAAGGAACCGATGGAAATCTCCGCCCCGCTTCCCGAGTGGTGGCCACCGCTGCCCGACTGTCTGTAGCCGCTCTGCGAACCGTCAAAAGTGGTTGGCGCGGGCATTTGCCGCAAGGTAGACTGGAACCGCTGTTCTGCCGCCCGACGATTTTGCCACTGGTCGGTCTGCTTCTCTGGAATTCGTCGGCTGTTATTGTTTGCCCATGCCTGCTCCTGCCAAGTCTGTATTGCTCGAGGCCGCCGCTGCTAGCGGATTGGTTTCGCCGGAGCAATTGCACATGGCGTGGGTCTCGGCGTGCGACGATGGCGACGAAACCCGCGTGAGCATTCGCGAGGTGTCCGACGAAGCGATCGGCCGCCGATTGATCGAGCTAAATTTGCTCAATCCTTGGCAGGTCGAGCAGCTCAAACTTGGACGCACGAAGTTCTCGCTGGGGCCGTATCGCATTCTCGATGCCATCGGTCGCGGCGGCATGGGACACGTGTTCAAAGCCGAACACGAAATCCTTGGCCGCATCGAAGCACTCAAGGTGCTGCCGCGCAAGAAGACCACGGCCGACACGATTAGCAAGTTCCGCCATGAGATTCGCATCCAGGCGCAGCTCGACCATCCGAATTTGGTGCGGGTGCATTACGCCGACCGCGAAGGGGACACCTACTTTTTCGTTACCGAGTTCGTGCCTGGATCCGACCTGCGAAAACTCATCCGCCGTCTCGGGCCGGTAAGCTATCAGGCGGCCGCGCTCATTCTTCAACAAGCGGCCGAAGGCTTGGAGCACGCCCATCGCCGAGGTCTGGTACATCGCGACATCAAACCGGGCAACATCCTGGTCACGCCCGACTCGGTCGTAAAGCTGATCGACTTGGGACTCGCCTGGTACTTGGAGGCCGACATTCACGCGGCCAAGCAAGGCGATCGCCTGAAGATCGTCGGCACGGCCGACTACCTGGCCCCCGAAACCATCCGCGAGCCCGGGCGAATCGTGCCGGTGAGCGATGTCTACTCCATGGGCTGCACGCTCTACTACGCGGTTACCGGCAAAGTGCCTTTCCCCGGTGGCAACCCGGCTGAGAAGATGCAGCGACACCTAAAC containing:
- a CDS encoding RluA family pseudouridine synthase, with translation MLSVLYEDNHLLVVNKPPGLPTMGVAEHKPSLLAEAREYIRQKYQKPGNVYLGVVSRLDAPVTGVLLIARTSKAASRLTEAFRTRAVDKTYLALVAGHPSPDQGELEHYLRKDERHRKMHTTTETAEGAQLARLHYQVLAEQRDTSLVQVTLLTGRKHQIRVQFAKQGHPIVGDRKYGSTMPFAQGIALHSYRLRFTHPVQKEPMEISAPLPEWWPPLPDCL
- a CDS encoding serine/threonine-protein kinase yields the protein MPAPAKSVLLEAAAASGLVSPEQLHMAWVSACDDGDETRVSIREVSDEAIGRRLIELNLLNPWQVEQLKLGRTKFSLGPYRILDAIGRGGMGHVFKAEHEILGRIEALKVLPRKKTTADTISKFRHEIRIQAQLDHPNLVRVHYADREGDTYFFVTEFVPGSDLRKLIRRLGPVSYQAAALILQQAAEGLEHAHRRGLVHRDIKPGNILVTPDSVVKLIDLGLAWYLEADIHAAKQGDRLKIVGTADYLAPETIREPGRIVPVSDVYSMGCTLYYAVTGKVPFPGGNPAEKMQRHLNETPLPPQQLQPDLPKAFVELVAQMMSKDPKQRPPSAGAVAEKLRQFATEQAITEVRTAVHTVSTQPREQRHNHESPSPHLEDTLTYEDDPIGDLQQGSQGTAPIDPAADETTPDAPTQIPKIEERPVEVGINRMVIASVVLGGVTLVGVVGAILWEIFS